The Octadecabacter arcticus 238 genome contains a region encoding:
- a CDS encoding LacI family DNA-binding transcriptional regulator, with the protein MSLKVLAAHLSLTVGTASRANNNDADISPKTRARVKRAAEGLGYRPNRYRPNQTARRLSLGGSEVMD; encoded by the coding sequence GTGAGTTTGAAGGTGCTGGCGGCACATCTTAGCCTGACGGTCGGGACGGCAAGCCGTGCGAACAATAACGACGCTGACATCAGCCCCAAAACCCGCGCACGCGTTAAGCGCGCAGCTGAGGGACTGGGCTATCGTCCCAACCGCTATCGTCCCAATCAAACCGCCCGTCGATTGTCGCTCGGAGGCTCTGAAGTTATGGACTAA
- a CDS encoding IS630 family transposase (programmed frameshift), whose product MGGAIKITRTDMSAKDLRRAAKRTKDGRVVRRLLAIALVLDGVDRETAARSSGMDRQTLRDWAHRFNAEGIEGLSDRNGKGAKPRLSPKQQAQFVAWVEAGLDPVKDGVVRWRCVDLQARVEEEFDVKLHVRTIGKYLTKHGFRRLSVRPEHPKTDREAQQTFKKNFASLVNDTLPEHAKGKPLEVWFQDEARVGQQGTLTRKWAKRGTRPRAPRDIRFKWSYIFGAACPARGTAAGLVLPYVNAEAMGLHLDEIAKAVAPGSHALLIVDGAGWHGAKCLQVPDKITLVKLPPYSPELNPMENVWAYLRANKLAITVFDTYDEILNKCAQAWNFFANDPERISSITDREWARVT is encoded by the exons ATGGGTGGAGCCATAAAAATTACGCGCACGGATATGTCTGCGAAAGATTTGCGCCGTGCGGCAAAGCGAACCAAGGATGGGCGGGTTGTACGGCGACTACTGGCCATAGCGCTGGTGCTTGATGGGGTGGATCGTGAAACGGCTGCCCGCAGCAGTGGTATGGATCGACAAACACTTCGGGATTGGGCGCATCGCTTTAACGCAGAAGGCATTGAGGGGTTATCGGATCGGAATGGCAAGGGGGCAAAACCACGGTTGTCGCCCAAGCAACAGGCGCAATTTGTGGCGTGGGTGGAGGCCGGGCTCGACCCAGTAAAAGATGGCGTAGTACGATGGCGTTGTGTCGACTTGCAGGCTCGTGTTGAAGAGGAGTTCGACGTGAAACTGCATGTGCGTACGATTGGAAAATATCTAACCAAGCATGGCTTTCGCCGCCTGTCTGTGCGTCCAGAGCATCCGAAAACTGATCGCGAAGCGCAGCAGACTTTTA AAAAAAACTTTGCGAGCCTCGTAAACGATACTCTGCCAGAACATGCAAAGGGGAAGCCTCTTGAAGTATGGTTCCAAGATGAAGCCCGCGTTGGACAACAGGGGACACTCACCCGTAAATGGGCCAAGCGTGGAACTCGCCCGCGCGCACCCCGTGATATACGCTTCAAATGGAGTTATATCTTTGGTGCCGCTTGTCCCGCACGTGGTACCGCCGCAGGTCTCGTCCTGCCCTACGTCAACGCCGAGGCTATGGGGCTGCATCTTGATGAGATCGCAAAAGCTGTCGCACCCGGCTCACATGCCTTGCTGATTGTTGATGGGGCGGGGTGGCATGGCGCAAAATGTTTGCAGGTGCCAGATAAAATTACGCTCGTTAAGCTGCCACCGTATTCACCCGAACTGAACCCCATGGAAAACGTCTGGGCTTATCTGCGAGCTAATAAACTCGCAATCACAGTTTTCGACACCTATGACGAAATACTCAACAAATGTGCACAAGCTTGGAACTTCTTTGCGAACGACCCAGAGCGAATAAGTTCAATCACAGATCGAGAATGGGCAAGGGTCACTTAA
- a CDS encoding pirin family protein, translating to MSIRPVLETRHAVPTMEGAGVHLHRAFGFADPSELDPFLLFDDFRNELPAHFEKGFPWHPHRGIETITYVLNGTVEHGDSLGNTGTLGAGDVQWMTAGSGIMHQEMPQGNAAGQMHGFQLWGNLPAAQKMTDPRYQDVNAREIPEVTDDDGTVVRVITGEFWGKRGPVDGIAADPQYLDVTMPAGVKKTFKIDTYLRAFAYVFEGKAAFADASAPTGVLLEKEVMGEEVNIRDMSGDRTLIRFGTGDEVTVQAGPEGVRFLLISGAPIEEPVAWHGPIVMNTQDELKQAIRDLRNGTFIKPAH from the coding sequence ATGTCAATTCGTCCCGTCCTTGAGACCCGCCACGCCGTTCCCACAATGGAGGGCGCAGGCGTGCATCTGCACCGCGCGTTCGGGTTTGCCGACCCGTCCGAATTGGACCCGTTCTTGTTGTTTGACGACTTTCGCAACGAGCTCCCTGCGCATTTCGAAAAGGGCTTTCCGTGGCACCCGCATCGCGGCATCGAAACCATTACCTATGTGCTGAACGGCACGGTCGAACATGGCGACAGCCTTGGCAATACAGGCACGCTGGGTGCGGGTGATGTGCAATGGATGACTGCCGGATCCGGCATTATGCACCAAGAAATGCCGCAGGGAAACGCGGCTGGGCAGATGCACGGGTTCCAGCTGTGGGGCAATTTGCCAGCGGCACAAAAGATGACCGATCCGCGCTATCAGGATGTAAATGCCCGTGAGATTCCAGAAGTCACCGACGATGATGGCACGGTTGTGCGGGTTATCACGGGCGAATTCTGGGGCAAACGCGGCCCCGTGGATGGCATTGCCGCCGATCCGCAATACCTTGATGTGACAATGCCGGCTGGGGTGAAAAAAACCTTCAAGATCGACACCTATCTTCGCGCGTTCGCGTATGTGTTTGAAGGCAAGGCTGCCTTCGCCGACGCCAGCGCCCCGACCGGTGTTTTGCTGGAAAAAGAGGTCATGGGCGAAGAGGTCAACATCCGCGACATGTCTGGCGATCGCACCCTGATCCGGTTCGGCACGGGCGACGAAGTCACCGTGCAAGCGGGACCAGAAGGTGTGCGTTTCTTGCTGATATCAGGTGCTCCGATTGAAGAACCCGTCGCATGGCACGGCCCCATCGTGATGAACACGCAGGATGAATTGAAACAGGCGATCCGCGATCTACGCAACGGCACATTTATCAAGCCCGCACATTAG